A window of Ignavibacterium sp. contains these coding sequences:
- the lpdA gene encoding dihydrolipoyl dehydrogenase: protein MSEKINLTVIGGGPGGYVAAFFAADLGMNVTLIDLEKNPGGVCLYRGCIPSKALLHVAKLIHEAEQAKNWGVEFGKPKIDIDKLRNFKNNVVSKLTGGLGQIAKQRKVNFIQGRASFINSNKLKIETVDGKTVEHSFDKAIVATGSVIATIPSLNIQSKRLLNSTSALDLPEIPKSLLVVGGGYIGLELGSVYQALGTQVSVVEMLPNILPGADRDLVNFLVKRVKETFAEVMTSSKVLEMKEIDNAISVKIQDEKGNVVEKNYDYVLMSIGRKPETRGLGLENTKVTLTERGWIKVNKQMQTTDPNIYAIGDIAGEPMLAHKASHEGRVAVEAIAGHKVAFEPMAIPAVVFTDPEVAWAGLTEEEAKKQGIKYEVAKFPWAASGRAITLDRTDGVTKLIVDPETQRLLGIGICGPNAGELISEGVLAIEMGANVTDLKLTIHPHPTLSETIMDAAEVFFGQSAHYYVKPRK from the coding sequence ATGTCTGAAAAAATAAATCTAACTGTAATTGGCGGTGGACCCGGTGGTTATGTTGCGGCTTTCTTTGCTGCCGATCTGGGAATGAATGTAACGCTTATTGACCTTGAAAAAAATCCTGGCGGCGTTTGTCTATATCGCGGATGCATCCCATCAAAAGCTTTACTTCATGTAGCTAAACTTATTCACGAAGCCGAACAGGCAAAAAACTGGGGAGTTGAATTCGGAAAACCAAAAATTGATATAGACAAACTCAGAAATTTCAAAAACAATGTGGTAAGTAAATTAACCGGTGGACTTGGACAGATTGCAAAGCAAAGAAAAGTAAATTTCATTCAGGGAAGAGCAAGTTTTATTAACTCCAACAAATTAAAAATTGAAACTGTTGATGGAAAAACTGTTGAACATTCTTTTGACAAAGCAATTGTTGCAACTGGTTCTGTTATTGCAACCATTCCTTCACTAAATATTCAATCAAAAAGATTACTCAATTCAACCTCAGCCCTTGATTTACCGGAAATTCCCAAATCACTTCTGGTAGTTGGTGGAGGATATATCGGACTTGAACTCGGTTCAGTTTATCAGGCACTTGGAACACAGGTATCTGTTGTTGAAATGTTGCCAAATATTTTACCCGGAGCAGACAGAGATTTAGTAAACTTTCTTGTTAAAAGAGTTAAAGAAACTTTTGCGGAAGTGATGACAAGTAGCAAAGTTCTTGAAATGAAGGAAATTGACAATGCAATCAGTGTTAAAATTCAGGATGAAAAAGGAAATGTAGTTGAAAAAAATTATGACTATGTTTTAATGTCAATAGGAAGAAAACCCGAAACACGCGGACTTGGTTTGGAAAATACAAAAGTTACTTTGACTGAAAGAGGATGGATAAAAGTTAATAAGCAGATGCAAACCACTGACCCAAATATATATGCTATTGGAGATATTGCCGGAGAACCAATGCTTGCTCACAAAGCAAGCCACGAAGGACGAGTTGCAGTTGAAGCAATAGCCGGACATAAAGTTGCATTTGAACCAATGGCAATTCCTGCTGTTGTTTTCACTGACCCGGAAGTTGCCTGGGCCGGTTTAACAGAAGAAGAAGCAAAGAAACAAGGAATAAAATACGAAGTGGCGAAATTTCCATGGGCTGCAAGTGGAAGAGCTATTACATTGGATAGGACTGATGGAGTTACCAAACTAATCGTTGACCCGGAAACTCAAAGATTACTTGGTATCGGAATTTGCGGACCAAATGCGGGTGAGTTGATTTCAGAAGGTGTTCTTGCAATTGAAATGGGTGCAAATGTAACTGATCTTAAACTTACAATTCATCCACATCCCACTTTGTCTGAAACTATTATGGATGCGGCTGAAGTTTTCTTTGGTCAAAGCGCTCACTATTATGTTAAACCGAGAAAGTAA
- a CDS encoding RNA polymerase sigma factor — MIPDNKFVRSLLQNAQRGNFTALEQLFRMNIGKVYAIVLRMTANKSFASKITVDTFIEAWKKLKLIREDSPFTGWLIAIAVYKTLDVFRNNKEEFAKKPDLAEIESKDSFENDILRLPHLERLIFVLNKVEKYSIDEIADMIIMKREDVEFHLNLAVEKLHDKYPLYKFDNSFQERISKLPIEIQPDKSVTDEIFNFIYEERMKLAEKENAEKPKAEEPEPPKKEKKKKEPKEPKESKKKVQIPEVTIDVNTSNVKKYIFTGLGVIVIAALVFFWLNRAKGWNISASGGSVLINNVAVNNEEELNLNSTLRTDENSTARINIPLAGVIEVEPNTEISRTRKDFELKVIKGKIIKKAEAQENKLLIQTDFADFNEELSSDFELTVDEEWNKLFVYKGNVKVVVKGFESVVPENFACDIRRGKFAVPYNPNSDNQIVNLIREYSGPADPNMVVIVGLATKSDALSLWHILQLSSEENRPIVFKKLNELVPPPDSITGEGIQKLNREMLDQWLIKILSEI, encoded by the coding sequence TTGATACCAGATAATAAATTTGTTCGCTCATTACTTCAGAATGCCCAGCGTGGAAACTTTACAGCGCTGGAGCAGCTTTTCAGAATGAACATCGGCAAGGTTTACGCAATCGTTCTGAGAATGACGGCGAATAAATCATTTGCTTCAAAAATTACTGTTGATACTTTTATAGAAGCCTGGAAAAAATTAAAATTAATTCGCGAAGACTCACCTTTTACAGGATGGTTAATTGCAATTGCAGTTTATAAAACTCTGGATGTTTTCAGAAATAATAAAGAGGAGTTTGCGAAGAAACCCGATTTAGCTGAGATTGAATCAAAAGATTCATTTGAGAATGACATTCTTCGACTACCTCATCTTGAAAGACTGATATTTGTTCTAAATAAGGTTGAGAAATATTCAATTGATGAAATTGCTGATATGATTATTATGAAAAGAGAGGATGTCGAATTTCATTTAAACCTTGCCGTAGAAAAACTTCATGATAAATATCCCTTATATAAATTTGACAATTCATTTCAGGAAAGGATATCAAAGCTACCAATTGAAATTCAACCCGATAAATCAGTCACGGACGAAATATTTAATTTTATCTATGAAGAACGAATGAAGCTTGCTGAAAAGGAAAATGCAGAAAAACCTAAAGCTGAAGAACCAGAACCTCCGAAGAAAGAAAAAAAGAAAAAGGAACCAAAGGAGCCGAAAGAATCAAAGAAAAAAGTTCAAATACCTGAAGTAACTATTGATGTTAATACCAGCAATGTTAAGAAGTACATTTTCACCGGTCTTGGAGTTATAGTTATTGCAGCACTGGTGTTCTTCTGGTTAAATCGTGCAAAAGGATGGAATATATCTGCTTCGGGAGGAAGCGTTTTGATTAATAATGTTGCAGTGAACAACGAAGAAGAATTGAATCTAAACTCTACTCTTAGAACTGATGAAAATTCAACTGCAAGAATTAATATTCCTTTGGCTGGTGTTATTGAAGTTGAACCAAATACAGAAATTTCCAGAACAAGAAAAGATTTTGAACTAAAGGTTATCAAAGGCAAAATCATAAAAAAAGCTGAGGCACAGGAAAATAAACTATTAATTCAAACTGATTTTGCTGATTTTAACGAAGAGCTTTCGAGTGATTTTGAATTAACTGTAGATGAAGAGTGGAATAAATTATTTGTTTATAAAGGTAATGTAAAAGTTGTTGTTAAAGGTTTTGAATCAGTTGTTCCTGAAAATTTTGCCTGTGATATTAGAAGAGGGAAATTTGCAGTTCCATATAATCCTAATTCTGATAATCAGATAGTTAATCTGATAAGAGAGTACAGTGGTCCTGCTGATCCAAATATGGTTGTGATTGTTGGTCTTGCAACAAAATCAGATGCATTATCTCTTTGGCACATACTTCAGTTATCAAGCGAAGAAAATCGTCCGATTGTATTTAAGAAGCTTAACGAGCTTGTGCCTCCGCCTGATTCAATAACCGGCGAGGGAATACAAAAGCTAAACCGTGAGATGCTTGATCAATGGTTGATTAAAATACTTTCGGAAATCTGA
- a CDS encoding cytochrome c, giving the protein MTKPQIWVAAFLFLFIALFLIQKATKKEEPEKDFSQMGSSMMQQESNENLSGAQLMNNFGCLNCHGANLEGTAMGPALVNLNQFWSRDNLINYLRNPNSYMSQKRFQEYKEKYPNMIMPAYGNKDVKDLGKIADYLLSR; this is encoded by the coding sequence ATGACAAAACCTCAGATTTGGGTAGCAGCATTTTTATTTTTATTTATTGCTCTTTTCTTAATTCAAAAAGCAACAAAGAAAGAAGAACCTGAAAAAGATTTTTCTCAAATGGGTTCATCAATGATGCAACAGGAAAGCAATGAAAATCTTTCAGGTGCTCAATTAATGAATAATTTTGGTTGTCTTAATTGTCACGGCGCAAATTTAGAAGGTACTGCAATGGGACCAGCTCTTGTAAATTTAAATCAATTCTGGAGTCGTGATAATCTTATCAACTATTTAAGAAATCCAAATTCCTATATGAGCCAGAAAAGATTTCAGGAATACAAAGAAAAGTACCCAAACATGATTATGCCTGCTTATGGAAACAAAGATGTTAAAGACTTAGGCAAAATTGCAGATTATTTACTAAGCAGATAA
- a CDS encoding SIMPL domain-containing protein (The SIMPL domain is named for its presence in mouse protein SIMPL (signalling molecule that associates with mouse pelle-like kinase). Bacterial member BP26, from Brucella, was shown to assemble into a channel-like structure, while YggE from E. coli has been associated with resistance to oxidative stress.) yields the protein MENKNKVSIDFGILGISFIIGVIIFTAAWKSNQKSNQTITVTGSAKKEIVSDLGILRGTVFVQSLSASSAYSELNRQKPIIISYLEQKGFPKDKIEFSTINSYPVYEIGPNGYQTSKIIGYVYNQRIELKSDDVYKIKDLSLDIASLIEKGIDFRVEPPEYHYTKIADLKIEIQAEAAKDAMVRAKKIADATDRDLGPMRSARMGVLQITPKFSNAVSDYGINDLSSIEKEIVGVVTASFQIE from the coding sequence ATGGAAAACAAGAATAAAGTTTCTATTGATTTCGGGATACTTGGTATAAGTTTTATAATCGGTGTAATAATTTTTACTGCTGCCTGGAAATCAAATCAAAAATCCAATCAAACTATTACTGTAACTGGCTCAGCTAAGAAAGAGATTGTATCTGATTTAGGAATTCTCCGCGGAACAGTTTTCGTTCAATCACTATCAGCTTCATCAGCATACAGTGAACTGAATCGTCAGAAACCAATTATAATTTCTTATCTTGAACAAAAAGGTTTTCCGAAAGATAAAATAGAGTTTTCAACAATTAATAGTTATCCTGTTTATGAAATTGGACCTAACGGTTATCAAACAAGTAAAATAATCGGATATGTTTATAATCAGAGAATAGAATTAAAATCTGATGATGTTTATAAAATTAAAGATTTATCATTGGACATTGCATCACTGATTGAAAAAGGAATTGATTTCAGAGTTGAACCACCTGAATATCATTACACAAAAATTGCTGACTTAAAGATTGAAATTCAGGCTGAAGCAGCAAAAGATGCAATGGTTAGAGCTAAAAAAATTGCTGATGCAACAGATCGCGATTTGGGTCCGATGAGAAGCGCAAGAATGGGAGTTCTTCAAATCACACCAAAATTTTCAAATGCGGTTTCAGATTATGGAATTAATGATTTAAGTTCCATTGAAAAGGAAATCGTAGGAGTAGTAACAGCATCATTTCAAATTGAATAA
- a CDS encoding thioredoxin domain-containing protein: protein MNRKANKLINEKSPYLLQHAYNPVEWYPWCEEAFEKAKREDKPIFLSIGYSTCHWCHVMEKESFEDEEVAKLMNDTFVSIKIDREERPDIDGVYMSVCQMITGGGGWPLTIVMTPDKKPFFTGTYFPKYNRFGRIGMIELITKLKDIWNNRREEVLNSAEEITKSINQIADKKSEEEIDENIFDKAFSEYSRRFDKDFGGFGNAPKFPTPHNLLFLLRYYRRTKNLSALEMVEKTLTQMRKGGIYDHIGFGFARYSTDKYWLVPHFEKMLYDNALLLMAFAEAYQITANKFYKTTSEEIIEYVLRDMTHPEGGFYSAEDADSEGEEGKFYLWTETELRQLLSKDEADFIIKVFNIEPNGNWYDEARGVRTGNNILHLKKSYKELADDLSISENDFIKNLSSIRKKMFEWREKRIHPHKDDKILTDWNSLMISALVKSSIILDKKYFLDTAIRADRFIKKYLYKDEKLLHRFRDGESAIDGNLDDYSFFIQAQLDLFEATSETEYLQTAITLNEILSKKFWDKNHGGYFFTSEDAEQLIVRQKEIYDGAIPSGNSIQLMNLVRLYKITGDNLYFDLAQKHIKTFASDVNRMPSVFAQFLCGLDFLLGPSVEIVITAKDRNLSDEIVKKISRLYFPSKVIINMNELNRQKLPELVPYLKDYKIDEKPTIYLCRDFVCEKPTNNVDEVIQRIAEL from the coding sequence ATGAACAGAAAAGCAAATAAACTTATAAATGAAAAAAGTCCTTATCTGCTCCAGCATGCGTACAATCCGGTTGAATGGTATCCCTGGTGTGAAGAAGCTTTTGAAAAAGCAAAGCGCGAAGATAAACCGATTTTTTTATCCATTGGTTATTCAACCTGTCATTGGTGTCATGTGATGGAAAAAGAATCCTTTGAAGATGAAGAAGTAGCCAAACTAATGAATGATACTTTTGTTTCAATCAAAATTGATCGTGAAGAAAGGCCAGATATTGATGGAGTTTATATGTCTGTTTGCCAGATGATTACCGGTGGAGGGGGCTGGCCATTAACAATTGTTATGACGCCGGATAAAAAACCATTCTTTACAGGAACGTATTTCCCAAAGTACAATCGTTTCGGACGCATTGGAATGATTGAGCTGATTACAAAGTTAAAAGATATTTGGAATAACAGAAGAGAAGAAGTTCTTAACTCCGCAGAAGAAATTACAAAATCAATTAATCAGATAGCGGATAAAAAATCAGAAGAAGAAATTGATGAAAATATTTTTGATAAAGCTTTTAGTGAATATTCAAGAAGATTTGATAAAGACTTTGGCGGATTTGGCAACGCACCAAAATTTCCCACACCCCATAATTTACTTTTCTTGTTAAGATATTATCGAAGAACAAAAAACTTATCTGCACTTGAAATGGTAGAAAAAACTTTGACTCAGATGCGAAAAGGAGGAATCTATGATCATATCGGATTTGGTTTTGCAAGATACTCAACTGATAAATATTGGCTGGTTCCTCACTTTGAAAAAATGTTGTATGATAATGCTTTGCTGCTTATGGCATTTGCCGAAGCTTATCAAATTACCGCTAATAAGTTTTATAAAACAACTTCCGAAGAGATTATTGAATATGTCTTACGGGATATGACACATCCCGAAGGAGGATTTTATTCGGCTGAAGATGCTGATAGCGAAGGTGAAGAAGGGAAGTTTTATTTGTGGACAGAAACTGAATTAAGACAATTGCTTTCAAAAGATGAAGCTGATTTTATTATTAAAGTTTTTAACATCGAACCAAACGGAAATTGGTACGATGAAGCAAGGGGAGTGAGAACAGGGAATAACATTCTGCATTTAAAAAAATCTTATAAAGAACTCGCCGATGATTTATCAATAAGTGAAAATGATTTTATAAAAAATCTAAGTTCAATAAGAAAAAAAATGTTTGAGTGGAGAGAGAAAAGAATTCATCCACATAAAGATGATAAAATTCTAACTGATTGGAATTCATTAATGATTTCAGCTTTGGTTAAATCTTCAATCATTCTTGATAAAAAATATTTTCTTGATACTGCAATAAGAGCTGATAGATTTATAAAAAAATATCTCTATAAAGACGAAAAACTTCTTCATAGATTCAGAGATGGCGAATCAGCGATTGATGGTAATCTTGATGATTATTCTTTTTTCATTCAGGCGCAACTTGATTTGTTCGAAGCAACCTCCGAAACAGAATATCTCCAAACAGCAATCACACTGAATGAAATTTTATCTAAAAAGTTCTGGGATAAAAATCACGGAGGATATTTTTTCACTTCTGAAGATGCCGAGCAATTGATAGTAAGACAAAAAGAAATTTACGATGGAGCAATTCCATCAGGTAACTCAATTCAATTAATGAATCTTGTCAGGTTATATAAAATAACCGGAGATAATCTTTATTTTGATTTGGCACAAAAGCATATTAAAACATTTGCTTCCGATGTAAACAGAATGCCTTCAGTATTTGCGCAATTTCTTTGCGGCCTGGATTTTCTTTTGGGTCCATCTGTTGAAATTGTTATAACAGCAAAAGACAGAAACCTCTCAGATGAAATTGTAAAGAAGATTTCGCGGTTATATTTCCCATCAAAAGTTATTATCAATATGAATGAATTGAACAGACAGAAACTTCCGGAATTAGTACCTTATCTTAAGGATTATAAGATTGATGAGAAACCAACAATTTATCTTTGCAGAGATTTCGTTTGTGAAAAGCCAACCAATAATGTTGATGAAGTCATCCAAAGAATTGCTGAGCTATAA
- a CDS encoding dihydrolipoyllysine-residue acetyltransferase, which yields MQKEFKLPELGENIESADIVNVLVNEGDFIKKDQGVVEIETDKATIEVPSTIEGKITKLLVKAGDKIKVGSIIMIVEEESEVTEKKPESTSEEMVVEKPTEVKPKEQTEAKTSATPSTSGKKEIVEFHLPDLGENIESADVVNLLVNEGDFIKKDQGVVEIETDKATIEVPSTVSGRVVEVLVKAGEKAKVGQTIIKVETSEAQEVKVAEAPKVEQKQEEKSEEVKKETPKAVTTEVRGELPALHPMELDEQPPILKGAAPAAPSVRRLAREIGVDINKVPGTGPGGRITMDDVKAYSKKLHESRAEGGFTPGIKAEALPDFSKFGEIRKVEMSNIRKKTAEHLSYAWATIPHVTQFDKADITNLEKTRKELSKIVEKSGTKLTVTGILVKVIVEALKKFPQFNSSIDMEKKEIIYKNYYNIGIAVDTEHGLIVPVIKDADKKSLTQISVEMNLLAEKARTKKIGLEDLQGGCFTITNLGGIGGTYFTPIVNSPEVAILGVSRSAYEPVWNGHGVFEPRLMLPLSLSYDHRIIDGADAIRFLRFIVESLEQPMKLFL from the coding sequence ATGCAAAAAGAATTTAAACTACCAGAACTTGGCGAGAACATTGAATCAGCCGATATTGTCAATGTTCTAGTTAATGAAGGTGATTTTATTAAAAAGGATCAGGGAGTTGTTGAGATTGAAACCGACAAAGCAACCATTGAAGTACCATCAACCATTGAGGGTAAAATTACCAAACTGTTAGTGAAGGCAGGTGATAAAATTAAAGTTGGTTCAATCATAATGATTGTTGAAGAAGAATCAGAAGTAACTGAAAAGAAACCGGAATCCACATCAGAGGAAATGGTAGTTGAGAAACCAACCGAAGTTAAACCCAAAGAACAAACTGAAGCTAAAACTTCAGCAACTCCATCAACATCCGGAAAAAAAGAAATTGTTGAGTTTCATTTACCTGACCTTGGTGAGAATATCGAGAGCGCTGATGTAGTTAATTTGCTTGTTAATGAAGGTGATTTTATTAAAAAGGATCAGGGAGTTGTTGAAATCGAAACCGATAAAGCTACCATTGAAGTACCATCAACTGTGAGTGGAAGAGTTGTTGAGGTTCTTGTTAAAGCTGGTGAAAAAGCAAAAGTAGGTCAAACAATAATTAAAGTTGAAACAAGCGAAGCACAAGAAGTTAAAGTTGCCGAAGCACCCAAAGTTGAACAGAAGCAGGAAGAAAAATCAGAAGAAGTGAAAAAAGAAACTCCAAAGGCGGTAACCACTGAGGTCAGAGGAGAACTTCCCGCACTTCATCCAATGGAACTTGATGAACAACCGCCAATTCTTAAAGGTGCTGCACCAGCTGCTCCTTCTGTAAGAAGATTGGCTCGTGAAATTGGTGTGGATATTAATAAAGTTCCGGGAACAGGTCCGGGCGGCAGAATAACAATGGACGATGTGAAAGCTTACTCAAAGAAGTTACACGAATCGAGAGCTGAAGGCGGATTTACTCCGGGAATTAAAGCAGAAGCTTTACCTGATTTTTCAAAGTTCGGTGAAATCAGAAAAGTTGAGATGAGCAACATCAGAAAGAAAACAGCCGAACATCTTAGTTATGCATGGGCTACAATTCCGCATGTTACTCAATTTGATAAAGCCGATATAACAAATCTTGAAAAGACAAGGAAAGAATTAAGCAAAATTGTTGAGAAATCAGGAACCAAACTTACAGTAACAGGCATTCTTGTTAAAGTTATCGTTGAAGCATTGAAGAAGTTCCCGCAGTTCAACAGCAGTATTGATATGGAGAAGAAAGAAATCATCTATAAAAATTATTATAACATTGGAATTGCTGTTGATACCGAACACGGATTGATTGTTCCTGTTATAAAAGATGCTGATAAAAAGTCTTTAACTCAAATTTCAGTTGAGATGAATCTTCTGGCTGAAAAAGCCCGCACAAAGAAAATCGGATTAGAGGATTTACAGGGAGGTTGTTTTACAATAACCAATCTTGGTGGAATTGGCGGCACTTATTTCACACCAATTGTAAACTCTCCCGAAGTCGCTATACTTGGTGTATCAAGAAGTGCTTATGAGCCAGTCTGGAATGGACACGGCGTGTTCGAGCCAAGATTAATGCTTCCTTTATCATTGTCTTACGATCATAGAATCATCGATGGTGCTGATGCGATAAGGTTTTTAAGATTTATTGTTGAATCTCTTGAACAACCAATGAAGCTTTTTCTGTAA
- the aceE gene encoding pyruvate dehydrogenase (acetyl-transferring), homodimeric type has product MSNQYKRDPQIDEIETREWLYSLDYVLEHGGPERVIELLQQLQVRAHKAGVQIPFSANTPYINTIPREKQPPFPGDREIERRIKSLIRWNAMAMVVKANKEENGIGGHISTYASVATLFEIGFNHFFRGKGDGYDGDQIYFQGHASPGIYARAYLEGRITKEQLINFRRELKPGGGLSSYPHPWLMPNFWEFPTVSMGLGPIMAIYQARFNRYLEDRGLKKPGGKVWAFLGDGETDEPEALGAITLASREKLDNLIFVINCNLQRLDGPVRGNGKIIQELEAIFRGAGWNVIKVIWGSDWDPLLDMDKDGKLVKRMGEVVDGEYQKYSVEGGAYIRKNFFGKDPDLLKMVEKMSDEQLRKMKRGGHDPEKVYAAFKAAVDHVGQPTVILAKTIKGYGLGEAGEGKNITHQQKKLNEEEMKEFRSRFGIPISDEQIANDPFYKPDEDSDEIKYLKARRAELGGFVPSRRTDVRPIKTPPEAIFEEFYKGTEGREVSSTMVFVRILAKLLKDKEIGKLIVPIVPDEARTFGMEALFRQVGIYSHAGQLYEPVDADSLLYYKEAKDGQILEEGITEAGSMSSFIAAGTAYLTHGINMIPFFIYYSMFGLQRVGDLVWAAGDIGAKGFLIGGTAGRTTLAGEGLQHQDGNSHLLAYPVPNLVAYDPAYAYELAVIIRDGIRRMFEEQENIFYYITVMNENYPMPEMPKGKDVKEGILKGMYKFSSSDKKSSKLKAQLFGSGTILNEVIKAAQILEDDYRVACDVWSVTSYKELRREALDIERWNMLHPLEKPKKNYIQKILEKEEGVFVAASDYVKALPDSIAKWFPGYLYSLGTDGFGRSESRAALRDFFEVDAKHIVFATLVALYREGKIQEKVLDKAIKELGINPDKKNPMIS; this is encoded by the coding sequence ATGAGTAATCAGTATAAAAGAGACCCACAAATTGATGAAATTGAAACCCGCGAATGGCTTTATTCACTTGACTATGTTTTAGAACACGGAGGTCCTGAAAGAGTAATTGAACTACTGCAACAACTACAGGTTCGTGCTCATAAAGCAGGTGTTCAGATTCCTTTCAGTGCAAACACTCCATATATCAATACTATTCCCAGAGAAAAACAACCACCTTTCCCGGGTGACAGAGAAATTGAAAGAAGAATTAAAAGTTTGATTCGTTGGAATGCTATGGCAATGGTTGTTAAAGCGAACAAAGAAGAAAACGGAATTGGCGGACACATTTCTACTTACGCCTCTGTGGCAACTTTGTTTGAAATTGGTTTCAATCATTTCTTCAGAGGAAAAGGTGATGGATATGATGGTGACCAAATTTATTTCCAGGGACATGCTTCTCCCGGCATTTATGCAAGAGCTTATCTCGAAGGAAGAATTACCAAAGAGCAGTTGATCAATTTCAGAAGAGAGTTAAAACCTGGTGGTGGGCTTTCATCGTATCCTCATCCTTGGCTTATGCCTAACTTCTGGGAATTTCCAACTGTATCAATGGGACTTGGACCTATTATGGCAATTTATCAGGCAAGATTTAACAGATATCTTGAAGACCGTGGACTTAAAAAGCCGGGCGGAAAAGTTTGGGCATTCCTTGGTGATGGTGAAACCGATGAACCGGAAGCTCTGGGTGCAATTACATTAGCATCAAGAGAAAAACTTGATAACCTGATTTTTGTAATCAACTGTAACCTTCAAAGATTAGATGGTCCTGTTCGTGGAAATGGAAAAATAATTCAGGAACTTGAAGCAATTTTCCGTGGTGCCGGATGGAATGTTATTAAAGTTATCTGGGGTAGCGATTGGGATCCTTTACTTGATATGGATAAAGACGGAAAACTTGTTAAAAGAATGGGTGAAGTTGTTGACGGCGAATATCAGAAATATTCTGTTGAAGGTGGTGCGTATATCAGAAAGAATTTCTTTGGTAAAGATCCTGACTTGCTGAAGATGGTTGAAAAAATGAGTGATGAGCAACTAAGAAAAATGAAAAGAGGTGGACACGATCCTGAGAAAGTTTATGCGGCATTCAAAGCTGCTGTTGATCATGTCGGACAACCAACTGTTATTCTTGCAAAGACAATTAAAGGTTATGGACTTGGTGAAGCAGGCGAAGGCAAAAACATTACTCATCAGCAGAAAAAACTTAACGAAGAAGAGATGAAAGAGTTCAGAAGCAGATTTGGTATTCCAATTTCTGATGAGCAAATTGCTAATGACCCGTTCTACAAACCCGATGAAGATAGTGACGAAATAAAATATCTTAAAGCCCGAAGAGCTGAGCTTGGCGGATTCGTTCCTTCAAGAAGAACAGATGTCCGACCAATCAAAACACCACCTGAAGCAATCTTTGAAGAATTCTACAAAGGGACTGAAGGCAGAGAAGTTTCATCAACAATGGTATTTGTAAGAATACTTGCAAAGCTTCTTAAAGATAAAGAAATTGGAAAACTGATTGTTCCTATTGTACCTGATGAAGCCCGAACATTCGGAATGGAAGCTTTGTTCAGACAGGTGGGAATTTATTCTCACGCAGGTCAATTATATGAACCGGTTGATGCTGATTCACTTCTTTACTACAAAGAAGCTAAAGACGGACAGATACTTGAAGAAGGAATTACTGAAGCAGGTTCAATGTCTTCATTCATAGCAGCAGGTACTGCTTATCTTACACACGGAATAAATATGATTCCGTTCTTCATCTATTATTCAATGTTTGGATTGCAAAGAGTTGGCGATTTGGTTTGGGCTGCAGGCGATATCGGTGCAAAAGGATTCTTAATTGGTGGAACTGCAGGAAGAACAACTCTTGCAGGCGAAGGATTGCAACATCAGGATGGCAATAGTCATCTACTTGCTTATCCTGTTCCAAATCTTGTTGCATACGATCCAGCTTATGCCTATGAACTTGCTGTAATAATTCGTGATGGAATAAGAAGGATGTTTGAAGAACAGGAAAACATTTTCTACTACATAACTGTGATGAATGAAAATTATCCGATGCCTGAAATGCCAAAAGGGAAAGATGTTAAGGAAGGTATTCTGAAAGGAATGTATAAGTTCAGTTCATCGGATAAAAAATCTTCAAAGCTAAAAGCACAATTATTTGGAAGCGGAACAATTCTTAATGAAGTAATTAAAGCTGCTCAGATACTTGAGGATGATTATCGTGTTGCCTGCGATGTTTGGAGTGTTACAAGTTATAAAGAACTTCGTCGCGAAGCTTTAGATATTGAAAGATGGAATATGCTTCATCCTCTTGAGAAACCAAAGAAAAATTATATTCAGAAAATTCTTGAAAAAGAAGAAGGGGTTTTTGTTGCTGCATCAGATTATGTTAAAGCGCTTCCAGATTCAATTGCCAAGTGGTTCCCGGGATATCTTTATTCACTCGGCACTGATGGATTTGGCAGAAGTGAATCAAGAGCAGCACTTCGCGACTTCTTCGAAGTAGATGCTAAACATATTGTATTTGCAACTCTGGTGGCTCTTTACAGAGAAGGAAAAATTCAGGAGAAAGTGCTTGATAAAGCAATTAAAGAACTTGGAATTAATCCTGATAAGAAAAATCCTATGATTTCTTAA